TAATAAGCATGCCACAATGACCCAGAGTTTTGGTCCTGAGGCAAGGGGTAGTGCCTGCAGTGCCCAACTTATTGTCTCTGAAGACCGAATCCTCTATCCTTATCTTACAAAACCCCAGATACTTGTTGCAATGTCCCGAGAGGCGTATGAAAAATTTGAGCCGGAGTTAGATGAGAGTGGAATTCTAATCGTTGATGAAGACCTCGTAAAACCTAAACCACCGAGAGGACAGATTAAAATTTTTTCAGTCCCGGCAACGAGAATCGCGGAACAACTCGGCAACAGAATCGTTGCCAATATCGTGATGCTTGGATTCTTTACCGCAGTTACCAATGTGGTCAGTTATCAGGCAATGAAGGATGCAATTCCGGGCTCGGTTCCGGATAAGGCACTGCCTTTGAACTTAAAGGCGTTTGAAGAAGGATACAAATACGGTAGGCAGTTATTGGAAAAATCTTAATTTAGAAAGACCCGGAAAAAATGGACAAATCAGATTGTATTGTCAGTCTTCTATTTCCCATCTTCAATCTTTCTTCTCACTTCTGTCTTCTGCCTTCTATTCTTATCACTTTTCACTTCTTCCTTCTCACTTCTCCCTTTTTGTTCTCCCAGACTCCGGAGTGGGTGTATCAGTATGTGAATCCGCAGTCTACCGAATATCCTTA
The genomic region above belongs to candidate division WOR-3 bacterium and contains:
- a CDS encoding 2-oxoacid:acceptor oxidoreductase family protein, producing MAATLEIRFSGYGGQGVIKSGYIVGKAASIFDNKHATMTQSFGPEARGSACSAQLIVSEDRILYPYLTKPQILVAMSREAYEKFEPELDESGILIVDEDLVKPKPPRGQIKIFSVPATRIAEQLGNRIVANIVMLGFFTAVTNVVSYQAMKDAIPGSVPDKALPLNLKAFEEGYKYGRQLLEKS